The Coffea arabica cultivar ET-39 chromosome 8e, Coffea Arabica ET-39 HiFi, whole genome shotgun sequence genome window below encodes:
- the LOC113703067 gene encoding syntaxin-22-like isoform X3 — translation MSFQDLESGRAIGWRAARDLINGKQDPTQAVASGIFQINTAVSTFQRLVNTLGTPRDTPELREKLHKTRLHIGQLVKDTSAKLKLASETDHRVEVSASKKITDAKLAKDFQVVLKEFQKAQRLAAERETAYTPFVPQAVLPSSSYTASEIDASSDKSPEQRALLVESRRQEVLFLDNEIAFNKAIVEEREQGIQEIQQQIGEVNEIFKDLAVLVHEQGTMIDDIGSNVENAHAATAQGKSQLAKAAKTQKSNTSLTCLLLVIFGIVLLIVIIVLAA, via the exons ATGAGTTTTCAAGATCTTGAATCGGGTCGGGCAATTGGGTGGCGGGCGGCCCGAGACTTGATCAATGGGAAACAAGATCCCACCCAAGCAGTGGCTTCTGGGATTTTTCAGATCAATACAGCCGTCTCCACTTTCCAAAGGCTAGTTAATACCCTCGGAACCCCTAGAGATACCCCTGAACTCCGTGAGAAGCT GCACAAGACAAGACTACATATTGGACAGTTGGTTAAAGATACGTCAGCAAAACTGAAGCTTGCTAGTGAAACAGACCATCGAGTTGAAGTCAGT GCCAGCAAGAAAATTACAGATGCTAAACTTGCTAAAGATTTCCAGGTAGTACTAAAAGAGTTTCAGAAAGCTCAACGGCTTGCAGCTGAGAGGGAGACAGCATATACACCTTTTGTTCCCCAAGCAGTTCTACCTTCTAG CAGCTACACAGCCAGTGAGATAGATGCAAGTTCAGACAAGAGTCCAGAACAGCGAGCTCTCCTTGTAGAATCTAGAAG ACAGGAGGTTCTATTTTTAGATAATGAGATTGCCTTCAATAAGGCTATAGTAGAGGAAAGAGAACAGGGTATACAAGAAATACAGCAACAAATTGGTGAAGTGAATGAGATCTTTAAAGATCTTGCGGTGCTGGTTCACGAACAGGGAACTATGATTG ACGATATTGGTTCCAATGTTGAGAACGCTCATGCTGCAACTGCACAGGGCAAATCACAACTTGCCAAGGCGGCAAAAACCCAAAAATCGAACACATCTCTG ACATGCTTGCTGCTGGTGATTTTTGGTATTGTGCTCCTAATTGTGATCATAGTCCTTGCTGCATAG
- the LOC113703067 gene encoding syntaxin-22-like isoform X1, translating to MSFQDLESGRAIGWRAARDLINGKQDPTQAVASGIFQINTAVSTFQRLVNTLGTPRDTPELREKLHKTRLHIGQLVKDTSAKLKLASETDHRVEVSASKKITDAKLAKDFQVVLKEFQKAQRLAAERETAYTPFVPQAVLPSSSYTASEIDASSDKSPEQRALLVESRSCCRQEVLFLDNEIAFNKAIVEEREQGIQEIQQQIGEVNEIFKDLAVLVHEQGTMIDDIGSNVENAHAATAQGKSQLAKAAKTQKSNTSLTCLLLVIFGIVLLIVIIVLAA from the exons ATGAGTTTTCAAGATCTTGAATCGGGTCGGGCAATTGGGTGGCGGGCGGCCCGAGACTTGATCAATGGGAAACAAGATCCCACCCAAGCAGTGGCTTCTGGGATTTTTCAGATCAATACAGCCGTCTCCACTTTCCAAAGGCTAGTTAATACCCTCGGAACCCCTAGAGATACCCCTGAACTCCGTGAGAAGCT GCACAAGACAAGACTACATATTGGACAGTTGGTTAAAGATACGTCAGCAAAACTGAAGCTTGCTAGTGAAACAGACCATCGAGTTGAAGTCAGT GCCAGCAAGAAAATTACAGATGCTAAACTTGCTAAAGATTTCCAGGTAGTACTAAAAGAGTTTCAGAAAGCTCAACGGCTTGCAGCTGAGAGGGAGACAGCATATACACCTTTTGTTCCCCAAGCAGTTCTACCTTCTAG CAGCTACACAGCCAGTGAGATAGATGCAAGTTCAGACAAGAGTCCAGAACAGCGAGCTCTCCTTGTAGAATCTAGAAG CTGCTGCAGACAGGAGGTTCTATTTTTAGATAATGAGATTGCCTTCAATAAGGCTATAGTAGAGGAAAGAGAACAGGGTATACAAGAAATACAGCAACAAATTGGTGAAGTGAATGAGATCTTTAAAGATCTTGCGGTGCTGGTTCACGAACAGGGAACTATGATTG ACGATATTGGTTCCAATGTTGAGAACGCTCATGCTGCAACTGCACAGGGCAAATCACAACTTGCCAAGGCGGCAAAAACCCAAAAATCGAACACATCTCTG ACATGCTTGCTGCTGGTGATTTTTGGTATTGTGCTCCTAATTGTGATCATAGTCCTTGCTGCATAG
- the LOC113703067 gene encoding syntaxin-22-like isoform X2, which produces MSFQDLESGRAIGWRAARDLINGKQDPTQAVASGIFQINTAVSTFQRLVNTLGTPRDTPELREKLHKTRLHIGQLVKDTSAKLKLASETDHRVEVSASKKITDAKLAKDFQVVLKEFQKAQRLAAERETAYTPFVPQAVLPSSYTASEIDASSDKSPEQRALLVESRSCCRQEVLFLDNEIAFNKAIVEEREQGIQEIQQQIGEVNEIFKDLAVLVHEQGTMIDDIGSNVENAHAATAQGKSQLAKAAKTQKSNTSLTCLLLVIFGIVLLIVIIVLAA; this is translated from the exons ATGAGTTTTCAAGATCTTGAATCGGGTCGGGCAATTGGGTGGCGGGCGGCCCGAGACTTGATCAATGGGAAACAAGATCCCACCCAAGCAGTGGCTTCTGGGATTTTTCAGATCAATACAGCCGTCTCCACTTTCCAAAGGCTAGTTAATACCCTCGGAACCCCTAGAGATACCCCTGAACTCCGTGAGAAGCT GCACAAGACAAGACTACATATTGGACAGTTGGTTAAAGATACGTCAGCAAAACTGAAGCTTGCTAGTGAAACAGACCATCGAGTTGAAGTCAGT GCCAGCAAGAAAATTACAGATGCTAAACTTGCTAAAGATTTCCAGGTAGTACTAAAAGAGTTTCAGAAAGCTCAACGGCTTGCAGCTGAGAGGGAGACAGCATATACACCTTTTGTTCCCCAAGCAGTTCTACCTTCTAG CTACACAGCCAGTGAGATAGATGCAAGTTCAGACAAGAGTCCAGAACAGCGAGCTCTCCTTGTAGAATCTAGAAG CTGCTGCAGACAGGAGGTTCTATTTTTAGATAATGAGATTGCCTTCAATAAGGCTATAGTAGAGGAAAGAGAACAGGGTATACAAGAAATACAGCAACAAATTGGTGAAGTGAATGAGATCTTTAAAGATCTTGCGGTGCTGGTTCACGAACAGGGAACTATGATTG ACGATATTGGTTCCAATGTTGAGAACGCTCATGCTGCAACTGCACAGGGCAAATCACAACTTGCCAAGGCGGCAAAAACCCAAAAATCGAACACATCTCTG ACATGCTTGCTGCTGGTGATTTTTGGTATTGTGCTCCTAATTGTGATCATAGTCCTTGCTGCATAG
- the LOC113703067 gene encoding syntaxin-22-like isoform X4: MSFQDLESGRAIGWRAARDLINGKQDPTQAVASGIFQINTAVSTFQRLVNTLGTPRDTPELREKLHKTRLHIGQLVKDTSAKLKLASETDHRVEVSASKKITDAKLAKDFQVVLKEFQKAQRLAAERETAYTPFVPQAVLPSSYTASEIDASSDKSPEQRALLVESRRQEVLFLDNEIAFNKAIVEEREQGIQEIQQQIGEVNEIFKDLAVLVHEQGTMIDDIGSNVENAHAATAQGKSQLAKAAKTQKSNTSLTCLLLVIFGIVLLIVIIVLAA, encoded by the exons ATGAGTTTTCAAGATCTTGAATCGGGTCGGGCAATTGGGTGGCGGGCGGCCCGAGACTTGATCAATGGGAAACAAGATCCCACCCAAGCAGTGGCTTCTGGGATTTTTCAGATCAATACAGCCGTCTCCACTTTCCAAAGGCTAGTTAATACCCTCGGAACCCCTAGAGATACCCCTGAACTCCGTGAGAAGCT GCACAAGACAAGACTACATATTGGACAGTTGGTTAAAGATACGTCAGCAAAACTGAAGCTTGCTAGTGAAACAGACCATCGAGTTGAAGTCAGT GCCAGCAAGAAAATTACAGATGCTAAACTTGCTAAAGATTTCCAGGTAGTACTAAAAGAGTTTCAGAAAGCTCAACGGCTTGCAGCTGAGAGGGAGACAGCATATACACCTTTTGTTCCCCAAGCAGTTCTACCTTCTAG CTACACAGCCAGTGAGATAGATGCAAGTTCAGACAAGAGTCCAGAACAGCGAGCTCTCCTTGTAGAATCTAGAAG ACAGGAGGTTCTATTTTTAGATAATGAGATTGCCTTCAATAAGGCTATAGTAGAGGAAAGAGAACAGGGTATACAAGAAATACAGCAACAAATTGGTGAAGTGAATGAGATCTTTAAAGATCTTGCGGTGCTGGTTCACGAACAGGGAACTATGATTG ACGATATTGGTTCCAATGTTGAGAACGCTCATGCTGCAACTGCACAGGGCAAATCACAACTTGCCAAGGCGGCAAAAACCCAAAAATCGAACACATCTCTG ACATGCTTGCTGCTGGTGATTTTTGGTATTGTGCTCCTAATTGTGATCATAGTCCTTGCTGCATAG